One stretch of Chitinophaga pendula DNA includes these proteins:
- a CDS encoding outer membrane beta-barrel protein codes for MLGYRWTFILTLLLMNCLPLFTSARQSQQTTFTVTGTLKDDKQQLVAYATLGVIKEDGAQVAAAYSGEDGLFRIKIPTAGSYILVISSVGYDPTRMPFILTTGKSIANLGKIELTTTTSQLKEVNIVSRKQLIEQKPGMLVYNADSDISNKGGTAADVLRKAPALNVDPQGNVTMRGSGNLKILINGKFSGQIARSPADALNMMPADIIRSVEIITNPSAKYDAEGAAGVINIITKKGQQNKSVAVELTASNWQQAFNPRFSLANEKWNMSFHGHLHRIRDKSTTALERTAIKDGSPQVRIDQYTVKDNVMPHGSAELNIGFTPNESNEFSLGVNTWLGNWPENTDQRSTLTNPNGGISDRYTQSVRTKVTFRGADFSLGYTRKFKKNGQELTLLTQFSPSSDRNAYNTQQSPVEEKVRYREKNEGRTQNQEWTFQADYNHPLDTKGKYLLESGVKSILRSARNNYTVWVGEASQPDVLQLVTDRSDKFTYHQDVLAGYSLLKMNLSKAWYVEAGARAEGTWLNGKFKNINTRFSNNFVNFIPTATITRKLPADQTLTVSYTKRITRPYIWDLNPNANASDPKNIVVGNPELQPELVHQGELSYGWNAPGGMFLNTALFYKRTQDGIIDFTSTDNEGIFTTSKQNLAGNQQYGMNFSVSFKLSPQWNVNSNVNANKLHFNSGPLLSVNSGWGADVNLNTMYKLPADFAIQLFGEFTSRTVTIQGYKTSRYYYSAAVKKEFPANRLTVTLATINPFNQYISQVDVMNTNTFRSSLNNHYYSQTVKLTFNWEFGKMFEQKTKKKISNDDVNSQQKG; via the coding sequence ATGCTGGGCTATAGATGGACTTTTATTTTGACCTTACTGCTGATGAATTGTCTGCCACTTTTTACCTCGGCCAGACAATCGCAGCAAACAACGTTCACAGTCACGGGTACACTAAAAGATGATAAACAACAACTGGTAGCTTATGCTACATTGGGCGTCATAAAAGAAGATGGAGCACAGGTCGCTGCCGCCTATTCCGGTGAAGATGGCCTGTTCCGTATCAAGATACCCACCGCCGGATCATATATACTGGTAATATCCTCTGTCGGATACGACCCGACTCGTATGCCTTTTATCCTAACGACCGGAAAAAGTATCGCCAACCTCGGGAAAATAGAACTGACCACTACCACCAGCCAGCTGAAAGAAGTGAATATCGTTTCTCGGAAACAGCTGATAGAACAAAAACCAGGGATGCTTGTATACAATGCCGATAGTGACATCAGCAACAAAGGAGGAACTGCCGCCGATGTATTACGTAAAGCACCCGCACTGAATGTAGATCCCCAGGGGAATGTCACCATGCGTGGCAGCGGCAACCTCAAGATATTGATCAATGGAAAATTCTCCGGGCAGATAGCACGCAGCCCCGCTGATGCGTTGAACATGATGCCGGCAGATATCATCCGTTCCGTAGAGATCATTACCAACCCCTCCGCTAAATACGATGCAGAAGGAGCCGCTGGCGTGATTAATATCATCACCAAAAAAGGACAGCAGAACAAGAGCGTCGCCGTAGAGCTCACAGCCAGCAACTGGCAACAAGCCTTCAACCCCCGGTTTTCGCTGGCCAATGAAAAATGGAATATGAGCTTCCATGGTCACCTGCATCGTATCCGCGATAAAAGCACTACCGCCCTGGAAAGAACCGCCATCAAAGATGGCAGTCCACAGGTCAGGATCGATCAATACACCGTAAAGGATAATGTTATGCCCCACGGCTCTGCCGAACTAAACATAGGTTTCACCCCCAACGAATCCAATGAGTTCAGCCTGGGTGTAAATACCTGGCTGGGCAACTGGCCGGAAAACACAGATCAGCGTAGTACCCTCACCAATCCTAATGGCGGGATCAGCGACAGATACACCCAGTCCGTTCGTACTAAAGTCACCTTCCGCGGTGCCGACTTCAGCCTGGGATACACCCGGAAATTCAAAAAGAACGGACAGGAACTGACCTTGCTCACACAGTTCTCCCCTTCATCAGATCGCAACGCATACAATACTCAACAGTCACCGGTTGAGGAAAAAGTCAGGTATCGCGAAAAGAATGAAGGACGTACACAGAACCAGGAATGGACCTTCCAGGCCGATTATAACCATCCCTTGGATACCAAAGGGAAATACCTGCTGGAAAGTGGCGTAAAATCCATCCTCAGAAGTGCACGTAATAACTATACCGTTTGGGTAGGAGAAGCCTCACAACCCGACGTCCTGCAGCTGGTTACCGATCGCTCCGACAAATTCACCTATCACCAGGATGTACTGGCAGGATACAGCTTGCTCAAAATGAACCTGTCTAAAGCCTGGTACGTAGAAGCTGGCGCCCGCGCAGAAGGCACCTGGCTGAATGGTAAATTCAAAAACATCAACACCCGGTTCAGCAATAACTTCGTCAACTTTATACCTACTGCCACCATCACCCGGAAACTGCCCGCAGATCAAACCCTGACAGTGAGTTATACCAAAAGGATCACCCGGCCCTATATCTGGGACCTCAACCCGAACGCCAATGCCAGCGACCCTAAAAACATCGTCGTTGGTAACCCGGAACTGCAGCCCGAACTGGTACACCAGGGTGAACTGTCATACGGATGGAACGCACCTGGTGGTATGTTCCTCAACACCGCATTGTTCTATAAGAGAACACAGGATGGTATCATCGATTTTACCAGCACCGACAATGAGGGTATCTTCACTACCTCCAAACAGAACCTGGCCGGCAATCAGCAATATGGGATGAATTTTAGCGTCTCCTTCAAACTATCTCCACAGTGGAATGTGAACAGCAATGTCAATGCAAACAAACTTCACTTCAACAGTGGTCCGCTGCTGTCCGTCAATAGCGGCTGGGGCGCAGATGTAAATCTTAATACCATGTATAAACTGCCGGCTGACTTCGCCATCCAGCTGTTCGGCGAATTCACCTCCCGCACCGTCACCATACAGGGATATAAAACATCCAGGTACTACTACAGCGCAGCGGTCAAAAAAGAATTTCCGGCAAACAGGTTGACCGTCACGCTCGCCACCATCAACCCATTCAATCAATACATCAGCCAGGTAGATGTCATGAATACAAATACATTCAGGTCCAGCCTAAATAATCATTATTATTCACAGACCGTAAAACTTACCTTCAACTGGGAGTTTGGAAAGATGTTCGAACAAAAGACCAAAAAAAAGATCAGTAATGATGATGTCAATAGCCAGCAAAAGGGTTAA
- a CDS encoding DMT family transporter has protein sequence MSHLILLLLAFTGGIFLALQGGLNAQLGVLLRHPLLATVVAFFFSTFFALLLAAGQIRQLPSRAVLQQVPVYMWFAGGFCSVVGISLYYYTIPKLGVATMISLGLCGQLIFAVVAGHFGWLHLPMEPLTIKKTIGVVAIIGGILLINIK, from the coding sequence ATGTCACATCTTATCCTTTTATTATTAGCCTTCACCGGTGGTATTTTCCTCGCTTTACAAGGCGGTCTGAATGCGCAGCTGGGGGTGTTGTTACGGCATCCTTTGCTAGCGACGGTAGTGGCTTTTTTTTTTAGTACTTTTTTTGCATTATTGCTGGCGGCGGGTCAGATCAGGCAGTTGCCTTCGCGGGCTGTATTACAGCAGGTGCCTGTCTATATGTGGTTTGCCGGGGGATTTTGCAGTGTAGTGGGAATCAGTTTGTATTATTATACTATTCCCAAGCTGGGGGTAGCTACGATGATCTCGCTCGGGCTGTGCGGACAACTTATATTTGCGGTGGTGGCTGGTCACTTTGGCTGGTTACATCTGCCTATGGAACCGCTTACTATTAAAAAAACAATCGGTGTTGTCGCTATTATCGGCGGCATCTTATTAATCAATATCAAATGA
- a CDS encoding GNAT family N-acetyltransferase, which translates to MKSHSTLSELNIVNLTSLWQAAGAPFGANHTGDVYHYTQVADSDWPNRFWLKPGADNADDIATAITAFNELPGYLTFPYWDLERRGHDLLLAEAGLVQRFAQAGMTMPLTKAYATTFQLDFEQVTDAAAARLWADIYPKGFGYVIGQQIPTAAMEQIQFYLARYDGEPVGTGMLYNTGDIAGIHGIGVIPEMRRRGFAEEIMQFVINRALEDGARYAALQASQMGKGLYLKMGFDDLFEIRNYRPVTF; encoded by the coding sequence ATGAAATCGCATTCCACACTCTCTGAATTAAATATAGTAAACCTGACCAGCTTGTGGCAGGCTGCGGGCGCTCCATTTGGCGCCAATCATACGGGCGATGTTTACCACTATACACAGGTTGCTGATTCTGACTGGCCGAACCGGTTTTGGTTAAAGCCCGGTGCGGATAATGCGGATGATATTGCTACTGCTATTACCGCATTTAATGAGCTCCCCGGTTACCTGACTTTTCCTTACTGGGACCTTGAAAGGCGGGGTCATGACCTGTTGCTGGCGGAGGCGGGGCTGGTGCAGCGATTTGCGCAAGCGGGGATGACGATGCCATTGACCAAAGCCTATGCTACTACTTTCCAGCTTGATTTTGAGCAGGTAACGGATGCGGCGGCGGCCCGGTTGTGGGCGGATATTTACCCGAAAGGTTTCGGATATGTAATCGGTCAGCAGATACCTACGGCGGCGATGGAGCAGATCCAGTTTTACCTGGCGCGTTATGACGGGGAGCCGGTAGGTACGGGGATGTTGTACAATACGGGAGATATTGCCGGCATACACGGGATAGGTGTGATACCCGAGATGCGCAGGCGCGGGTTTGCGGAAGAGATCATGCAGTTTGTGATCAATAGGGCATTGGAAGACGGCGCCCGGTATGCCGCTTTACAAGCTTCGCAGATGGGCAAAGGGCTTTATCTGAAGATGGGCTTTGACGACCTGTTTGAGATACGCAACTACCGGCCGGTGACTTTTTAA
- a CDS encoding acyltransferase family protein translates to MLKDDKVAVPAVPVAGIDPAVAVAGQAVNPARLFYIDWVKAGCIAILIPYHAALLYSSFPYHMKSKETSIALSIFNAIVLIWYVAVLMFVAGYGARIAMIKRNPLQFITARLSRLVIPLLFGVFVIVPPQIYLEHLYKGEIDYNYFTWYTQHYFTNLTPYPAGNLSWHHLWYIGYLAVISALLLPLCVRIKKVSPFQRMPGLRTLLSSRYGNILLVVPILMIEFFLRIHIQSGVLDIIHDSLNFIVMCFYYIYGFMLASDSAIYNGFLKSRKICLSFALISVFIYYGGVLTGLIDTAHFDTLTVQWINAWRGMVAWCFTAAIIGYASRYLNINNKILRYASQAFLPVYIIHQTILFILAYYVLGSDINPFAGFLLLTVSTFIISMLVFEFGIRRFKITRLLFGIY, encoded by the coding sequence ATGCTTAAAGACGATAAAGTAGCAGTACCGGCAGTACCGGTGGCGGGTATCGATCCGGCCGTAGCAGTAGCCGGACAAGCCGTCAACCCGGCCAGGCTATTTTACATTGATTGGGTGAAAGCAGGCTGTATCGCCATATTGATACCATATCATGCGGCGTTGCTGTATTCCTCCTTTCCCTATCACATGAAAAGTAAAGAAACATCCATCGCATTAAGTATATTCAACGCCATCGTACTCATCTGGTACGTAGCGGTACTAATGTTCGTGGCCGGATATGGCGCCCGCATAGCCATGATTAAACGCAACCCGCTGCAATTTATCACCGCCAGACTCAGTCGGCTCGTCATCCCCCTCCTGTTCGGTGTATTCGTGATAGTACCCCCTCAGATATACCTGGAACACCTCTACAAAGGAGAAATAGATTACAACTACTTCACCTGGTACACACAACACTACTTCACCAACCTCACCCCATATCCCGCAGGCAACCTCAGCTGGCACCACCTCTGGTACATCGGATACCTGGCAGTAATATCCGCATTGCTGCTACCACTGTGCGTTCGGATCAAGAAAGTCTCCCCCTTCCAGCGTATGCCAGGACTCAGAACGTTGCTGTCCTCCCGCTACGGTAATATCCTGCTAGTAGTGCCTATCTTAATGATAGAATTTTTCCTGAGGATACATATACAGAGCGGAGTACTGGATATCATACACGATAGCCTGAATTTCATTGTCATGTGTTTTTACTACATATATGGATTCATGTTAGCCAGCGATTCCGCTATCTACAACGGATTCCTGAAAAGTCGCAAAATATGTCTGTCCTTCGCATTAATAAGTGTCTTCATCTACTACGGGGGCGTACTCACCGGTCTCATAGATACCGCCCACTTTGACACTCTCACCGTCCAATGGATCAATGCATGGCGGGGGATGGTGGCCTGGTGTTTTACAGCCGCTATTATCGGATATGCATCCCGATACCTCAATATCAATAATAAGATACTACGTTATGCCTCCCAGGCATTTCTACCGGTATATATCATACACCAGACGATCCTGTTTATATTGGCTTATTATGTGCTTGGAAGCGACATCAATCCATTCGCCGGATTCCTGTTACTGACAGTAAGCACATTCATTATCTCCATGCTGGTCTTCGAATTCGGTATCCGTCGATTTAAGATCACCCGGCTGCTATTCGGTATTTACTAG
- a CDS encoding NAD(P)H-dependent oxidoreductase gives MQLIDHLKWRYATKKFDPSSKIPAADLQQLQEAIQLSASSFGLQLYKVLLISDPVLREALRAVSWGQAQITDASHLVVFCHYTQVDDTHVDEYLQLTSRMQSVDIGLLADYGTLMKNMIARQSITERHQWTARQTYLALGTLLAACAELRIDACPMEGFDAAAYDRILGLTEQGLHATVIATIGYRSGDDVTAKAIKVRRPLEQLFELR, from the coding sequence ATGCAACTTATTGATCATTTGAAATGGCGTTATGCTACTAAAAAGTTTGACCCCAGCAGCAAGATCCCGGCTGCTGATCTGCAACAGCTGCAAGAGGCTATTCAGTTATCGGCCTCTTCTTTTGGTTTACAATTATATAAGGTATTGCTGATCTCGGACCCTGTGTTGCGGGAGGCGTTGCGGGCGGTATCGTGGGGGCAGGCGCAGATTACGGATGCGTCTCACCTCGTCGTGTTTTGTCATTACACACAAGTGGATGATACGCATGTGGATGAGTACCTGCAACTGACTTCGCGGATGCAGTCGGTGGACATTGGTCTGCTGGCGGATTATGGAACGCTGATGAAAAATATGATCGCGCGGCAATCTATCACGGAGCGACATCAGTGGACGGCGAGGCAGACTTACCTGGCATTAGGTACGTTGCTGGCCGCCTGTGCGGAGTTGCGGATCGATGCATGTCCGATGGAAGGATTTGACGCTGCGGCATATGACAGGATACTGGGATTGACGGAGCAAGGGCTTCATGCCACGGTGATTGCGACGATCGGTTATCGTTCGGGGGACGATGTTACGGCGAAAGCGATCAAGGTAAGGAGACCATTGGAACAATTGTTTGAGTTACGTTAG
- a CDS encoding chloride channel protein, with the protein MSKIPDGPEGGIPISSSLEVAEPAIETARPVNKRVFYLSVQVVINAIIIGGVAKLLVALINLITNISFYGQFSFEEQGPAHHQLGLLVIVIPVIGAIIIGLMARLGSAAIRGHGIPEAMEQVLTNESRIKPIITLLKPLSAAISIGTGGPFGAEGPIISTGGAFGSFAGQLMHISPNERKIMLTAGATAGMAAIFGTPLAAVMLAIELLLFEFSPRSIIPVALACATGASMHFLLFGTEPVFAMPGIPEAGYQALCWYVLLGVLIGIIAAGISKSIYLIEDVFERLPIHWMWWPAIGAVAIGVVGYFAPYTLGVGYNNISELLSGTLPLQLVLGLCFLKFLSWSISLGSGTSGGTLAPLLTIGGATGVTLGMIVLAVFPHAPINLSTCALIGMAAMFAGASRALLTSIVFALETTMQPHGLLPLLGACTASYFISFFLMRGTIMTEKIHRRGVSTPDVYEPDVLQSVNVDMGMECAFDTVAAMATAGQVKAQWAMARTTPAALVLKGGDDAVAGILSVQQLYAAADDVALVSLVSTTKLYVYPKRTLGFAVALMHRYGLEHLPVVDEQQKDRVLGVLTPSSIFSAYSRYRQSGERYQRTISLSQRRKRLIVSSRHWLKT; encoded by the coding sequence ATGAGCAAAATACCAGACGGTCCGGAAGGCGGGATACCTATTTCCTCTTCGCTGGAGGTGGCGGAGCCAGCTATTGAGACGGCGCGCCCAGTGAACAAACGCGTATTTTATTTGAGTGTGCAAGTGGTTATCAATGCTATTATTATCGGCGGAGTAGCCAAGTTGTTGGTAGCGTTGATCAACCTGATCACCAATATTTCTTTTTACGGGCAGTTTTCTTTTGAGGAGCAAGGGCCGGCGCATCACCAGCTGGGATTGTTGGTGATCGTGATACCGGTGATCGGGGCTATTATTATAGGGTTGATGGCGAGGCTGGGATCGGCAGCGATCCGGGGGCACGGTATCCCAGAAGCGATGGAGCAGGTGTTGACGAATGAGAGCCGTATCAAACCTATCATTACGTTATTGAAACCTTTATCTGCTGCTATATCCATTGGTACCGGCGGTCCGTTTGGTGCGGAGGGGCCCATTATTTCTACCGGGGGTGCTTTTGGTTCATTTGCCGGGCAGCTCATGCATATTTCTCCCAATGAGCGGAAGATCATGTTGACGGCGGGGGCTACGGCCGGTATGGCGGCTATTTTCGGCACTCCATTGGCGGCGGTGATGCTGGCGATAGAGTTATTGTTGTTTGAATTTTCTCCCCGGTCTATTATCCCAGTGGCGTTGGCTTGTGCGACGGGGGCATCGATGCACTTCCTGTTATTTGGTACGGAGCCTGTGTTTGCGATGCCCGGCATCCCGGAAGCCGGTTATCAGGCTTTGTGCTGGTATGTGTTGCTGGGGGTGTTGATAGGTATTATTGCGGCCGGTATTTCCAAAAGTATTTACCTGATAGAGGATGTGTTTGAGCGGTTGCCGATACACTGGATGTGGTGGCCTGCGATCGGGGCGGTTGCGATTGGTGTGGTAGGTTATTTTGCGCCTTATACCTTAGGGGTAGGATACAATAATATTTCGGAGCTGCTGAGCGGGACCTTACCACTGCAGCTGGTGCTGGGTCTTTGTTTTCTGAAGTTTTTGTCCTGGTCTATTTCGCTGGGTAGCGGCACTTCTGGAGGTACGCTGGCGCCTTTGCTGACGATAGGCGGTGCTACGGGCGTCACTTTGGGAATGATCGTGCTGGCGGTATTTCCGCACGCGCCTATCAACTTGTCTACCTGTGCGCTGATCGGGATGGCGGCGATGTTTGCCGGGGCATCGCGGGCACTGCTTACCTCTATCGTATTTGCGCTGGAGACAACGATGCAACCACACGGGTTATTGCCTTTGCTGGGCGCTTGTACGGCTTCCTATTTTATTTCCTTTTTCCTGATGCGCGGTACTATTATGACGGAGAAGATACACCGTCGTGGGGTGAGTACGCCGGATGTGTATGAGCCAGACGTATTGCAGTCTGTCAATGTGGATATGGGTATGGAGTGCGCTTTTGACACGGTGGCGGCGATGGCGACGGCCGGGCAGGTGAAGGCGCAATGGGCAATGGCCCGTACAACCCCAGCAGCACTGGTACTTAAAGGCGGGGACGATGCGGTAGCCGGTATCCTCTCGGTGCAGCAATTATATGCGGCGGCGGATGATGTGGCGCTGGTGTCGCTGGTCAGCACGACTAAACTATATGTGTATCCGAAGCGTACATTGGGTTTTGCAGTGGCATTGATGCACCGGTATGGGCTGGAGCATTTGCCGGTGGTAGATGAGCAGCAGAAGGACCGGGTATTGGGCGTGTTGACTCCTTCCTCCATCTTTTCGGCCTATTCGCGGTACCGGCAGTCGGGAGAGCGATATCAACGGACCATTTCTCTTTCGCAGCGGCGGAAGCGGTTGATCGTGAGTAGCCGGCATTGGCTGAAGACCTGA
- a CDS encoding Crp/Fnr family transcriptional regulator codes for MISAIDQERYIHHFRTTLESYTPISASTWLAVAALIRFQEVKREEILLREGQIARQMHFICKGILRAYLTDDNGNFYNKNIFCEGRFAASKASLLRQAPSQFSIDVLEDAILINLDFSTYRHLIQTRDDLKDFYIAYLEKNWVIEREQREISLVMEDATTRYLKLLQQYPDIDKRVNQFHIAAHLGVTPTQLSRIRSQLKKNR; via the coding sequence ATGATCTCAGCCATTGACCAGGAACGATATATACATCATTTCAGAACGACATTGGAAAGTTATACTCCTATCAGTGCGAGTACCTGGTTGGCGGTGGCAGCGCTGATCCGTTTTCAGGAGGTGAAGCGGGAGGAAATATTATTACGGGAGGGGCAGATAGCGCGACAGATGCACTTTATCTGTAAGGGGATATTGCGGGCTTACCTGACGGATGATAACGGTAATTTTTATAATAAGAATATATTCTGTGAGGGGCGGTTTGCAGCCTCGAAGGCTTCTTTATTGCGGCAGGCTCCTTCTCAATTCAGTATTGATGTATTGGAGGATGCTATACTTATTAACCTGGACTTCAGTACTTACCGGCATCTAATACAGACGCGGGATGATCTGAAGGATTTTTACATTGCGTATCTGGAGAAAAACTGGGTGATAGAGCGGGAGCAGCGGGAGATATCGTTGGTGATGGAAGACGCCACGACCCGTTATCTGAAGTTACTGCAGCAGTACCCGGACATTGACAAGCGGGTGAATCAATTCCATATAGCGGCGCATCTGGGTGTTACCCCGACACAACTTAGCCGGATCAGGAGCCAGCTGAAAAAAAACCGGTAA
- a CDS encoding Crp/Fnr family transcriptional regulator has product MEHHPNCFLCEHSLPEWKDAIRSHARIRSFKRGAAIFKEGDAFEGCYFIHNGKVKVHKQWGDEGKEMIMKFVAAGEVLGHRGMSSAAIYPVSATAVEEVTACFISPEFFRTTLLVNHELAYKMVQLYADELQKAEQHMRNIVHRNVKGRIADSLLTLERLFGKDEKGCLLGNLSKQDIASFACTTYETLFKVLNEWAEAGIVTTAGRQIYIPDSRQLLPFID; this is encoded by the coding sequence ATGGAGCATCACCCGAATTGTTTCCTGTGTGAACATAGTCTACCCGAATGGAAAGATGCCATCCGCTCCCATGCCAGGATCAGGTCCTTCAAAAGAGGTGCTGCCATCTTTAAGGAGGGAGATGCCTTCGAGGGTTGCTATTTTATCCACAATGGAAAAGTCAAAGTGCATAAACAATGGGGCGACGAAGGAAAAGAGATGATCATGAAATTCGTAGCAGCAGGAGAGGTGCTGGGCCACCGCGGCATGAGCAGCGCCGCTATTTATCCGGTCTCAGCAACAGCGGTGGAAGAAGTGACCGCTTGCTTTATCTCACCGGAATTTTTCCGCACCACCTTACTGGTCAATCATGAACTGGCTTATAAAATGGTGCAACTATATGCCGACGAACTGCAGAAGGCAGAACAACATATGCGAAATATTGTGCATCGTAACGTAAAAGGTCGTATCGCCGATAGCCTCCTCACGCTGGAACGGCTGTTCGGTAAAGATGAAAAGGGGTGCTTATTAGGGAACCTCAGCAAACAGGACATCGCATCCTTCGCTTGCACCACCTATGAGACCTTATTCAAAGTCCTCAACGAATGGGCGGAAGCAGGTATCGTCACCACCGCCGGCCGCCAGATCTATATCCCCGACAGCCGGCAGCTGCTACCGTTTATTGATTGA